From the genome of Naumannella halotolerans, one region includes:
- the pgl gene encoding 6-phosphogluconolactonase encodes MSDELNIFPDAEQLATAVSAALVTRISELQAESDHRVVQLCLTGGTIATKIHRKLASDLGSGPVDPGRIELWWGDERFVATDSPDRNAEPTIELLAVDGLAPERIHPMPSAAGLTLAEAAEAYAAELGEVTFDICMLGLGPDGHIASLFPDHPSLEPTSATVIPVTDSPKPPPERISLTLPVINSSAEVWFLVSGEEKAAAAAKAYRRSERIPGGRAHGTVETIFWLDEEAAGEISD; translated from the coding sequence ATGAGCGACGAACTGAACATCTTTCCCGATGCCGAACAACTGGCCACCGCGGTCAGCGCTGCCCTGGTCACCCGGATCAGTGAACTGCAGGCCGAGTCCGATCACCGCGTGGTGCAGTTGTGCCTGACCGGCGGCACGATCGCCACCAAGATCCACCGCAAGCTCGCCTCGGACCTCGGTTCGGGTCCGGTCGATCCGGGTCGCATCGAGTTGTGGTGGGGAGACGAGCGCTTCGTCGCCACCGACTCCCCCGATCGCAATGCCGAGCCGACCATCGAGTTGCTGGCCGTCGACGGCCTGGCGCCCGAACGGATCCACCCGATGCCGTCCGCGGCCGGGCTCACCCTGGCCGAGGCGGCAGAGGCCTACGCCGCCGAGCTCGGCGAGGTCACCTTCGACATCTGCATGCTCGGCCTGGGCCCGGACGGTCACATCGCCTCACTCTTCCCCGACCACCCCTCGCTGGAGCCGACCTCGGCCACGGTGATCCCGGTGACCGACTCCCCCAAGCCCCCGCCGGAACGGATCAGCCTCACCCTGCCGGTGATCAACTCCTCGGCAGAGGTCTGGTTCTTGGTCTCCGGCGAGGAGAAGGCGGCCGCGGCGGCGAAGGCGTACCGGCGTTCCGAGCGGATCCCGGGTGGCCGGGCGCACGGCACGGTCGAGACCATCTTCTGGCTGGACGAGGAAGCCGCCGGCGAGATCTCGGACTGA
- the whiA gene encoding DNA-binding protein WhiA → MAMTQQVKAELATVEVTRPTTRRAEMAAMLRFSGGLHIAGGRIVIEAELDTDVAAERLSAAIEDLFGYRSDLVVVNGSGLRRGSRYVVRVIRDGDALARQTGLVDSKGRPARGLPAQVVSGSLADCVAAWRGAFLAHGSLTEPGRSMSLELTCPGPEAALALVGAARRLGVPAKAREVRNIDRVVVRDGDGIAALLARMGAHQSLLAWEERRMRREVRASANRLANFDDANLRRSARAAVAAGARVERALEILADDVPDHLKAAGDLRLQHKQASLEELGQLHDPPLTKDAVAGRIRRLLATADKRAAELGIPGTEASLTPDMLEDS, encoded by the coding sequence ATGGCCATGACGCAGCAGGTGAAGGCGGAACTCGCCACCGTCGAGGTCACCCGGCCGACGACTCGTCGGGCCGAGATGGCCGCGATGCTCAGATTCTCCGGGGGACTGCACATCGCCGGCGGGCGGATCGTGATCGAGGCCGAGCTGGACACCGATGTGGCCGCCGAGCGTCTGTCGGCCGCCATCGAGGACCTCTTCGGCTACCGCAGTGATCTCGTGGTCGTCAACGGATCGGGTCTGCGGCGGGGGAGTCGGTACGTCGTGCGGGTGATCCGCGACGGTGATGCGCTGGCCCGGCAGACCGGTCTGGTCGATTCCAAGGGGCGCCCGGCCCGTGGGTTGCCGGCACAGGTCGTCAGCGGTTCGCTCGCCGACTGTGTCGCCGCCTGGCGCGGCGCCTTCCTGGCCCACGGTTCACTCACCGAACCCGGTCGATCGATGTCGCTGGAACTGACCTGCCCCGGCCCGGAGGCCGCCCTCGCGCTGGTCGGTGCGGCCCGCCGGCTCGGGGTGCCGGCGAAGGCCCGCGAGGTCCGCAACATCGATCGCGTGGTGGTCCGCGACGGCGACGGGATCGCTGCGTTGTTGGCCCGGATGGGGGCACATCAGTCCCTGCTGGCCTGGGAGGAGCGCCGGATGCGCCGTGAGGTACGGGCCTCGGCGAACCGGCTGGCGAACTTCGACGATGCGAATCTGCGCCGCTCCGCGCGTGCTGCGGTGGCTGCCGGTGCCAGGGTGGAGCGGGCCCTGGAGATCCTCGCCGATGACGTACCCGATCACCTGAAGGCGGCCGGTGATCTTCGGCTGCAGCACAAGCAGGCCTCGTTGGAGGAGCTCGGGCAGTTGCACGATCCGCCCCTGACCAAGGACGCCGTGGCGGGCCGGATCCGACGCCTGCTGGCGACCGCCGACAAGCGCGCGGCCGAGCTCGGGATCCCCGGGACCGAGGCCAGTCTGACCCCGGACATGCTCGAGGACTCCTGA
- the zwf gene encoding glucose-6-phosphate dehydrogenase, producing the protein MAGTDRNGQDCSRRSVIDSSRPNPLRDPRDRRLPRIAGPSVLVLFGVTGDLATKKLLPAVYDLANRGLLPPGFALVGYARRDWENQDFAQVVHDAVKAHARTPFSEEVWQQLLHGIRFVPGAFDDDEAFENLRSTLAELDESRGTGGNHAYYLSIPPRWFETVVGQLRKHGLAETRGEQWNRVIIEKPFGHDLESARELNRVVSSVFPSSSVFRIDHYLGKETVQNMLALRFANQLFDPIWNNHYIDQVQITMAEDIGIGGRAGYYDGIGAARDVIQNHLLQLLALTAMEEPTSFDAKQLRTEKQKVLAAARPPHDIDLHTARGRYAAGWAGGEKVNGYVDEPGISPDSMTETYAAIRVDIDNRRWAGVPFYLRAGKRLARRVTEVALGFKRAPHLPFDNTETAELGSNALVMRIQPDEGVTMRFGAKVPGTQMEIRQVNMDFAYGESFTESSPEAYERLILDVLLGDPPLFPQHEEVELSWKILDPILQHWENSGVPPQDYASGSWGPRTADEMLARDGFTWRRP; encoded by the coding sequence CTGGCAGGAACTGACCGAAACGGTCAAGACTGCTCTCGGCGCAGCGTGATCGACAGTTCACGCCCGAACCCGCTTCGGGACCCCAGGGACCGACGGCTTCCGCGAATCGCGGGGCCGTCGGTCCTCGTCCTGTTCGGTGTCACCGGCGATCTGGCGACGAAGAAGCTGTTGCCCGCGGTCTACGACCTGGCCAATCGGGGGCTGCTGCCCCCGGGTTTCGCCCTGGTCGGTTACGCCCGCCGTGACTGGGAGAACCAAGATTTCGCGCAGGTCGTCCACGACGCGGTCAAGGCGCATGCACGTACCCCCTTCTCCGAGGAGGTGTGGCAGCAACTGCTGCACGGCATCCGGTTCGTACCCGGTGCCTTCGACGACGACGAGGCCTTCGAGAACCTGCGGTCCACCCTCGCCGAACTGGACGAGTCCCGGGGCACCGGTGGGAATCATGCCTACTACCTCTCGATTCCGCCGCGCTGGTTCGAGACCGTCGTCGGCCAACTGCGCAAACATGGTCTGGCCGAGACCCGCGGGGAACAGTGGAACCGGGTGATCATCGAGAAGCCCTTCGGCCACGATCTGGAAAGCGCCCGGGAGTTGAACCGGGTGGTCTCCTCGGTCTTCCCCTCCAGTTCGGTGTTCCGGATCGACCACTACCTGGGCAAGGAGACGGTGCAGAACATGTTGGCGCTGCGCTTCGCCAACCAGTTGTTCGACCCGATCTGGAACAACCACTACATCGACCAGGTGCAGATCACCATGGCCGAGGACATCGGGATCGGTGGCCGGGCCGGGTACTACGACGGCATCGGCGCGGCTCGCGACGTGATTCAGAACCATCTGCTGCAGCTGCTGGCGCTGACGGCGATGGAGGAACCCACCTCCTTCGATGCGAAGCAGTTGCGGACCGAGAAGCAGAAGGTGCTGGCTGCCGCGCGACCGCCGCATGACATCGACCTGCACACCGCACGCGGTCGGTACGCAGCCGGCTGGGCCGGCGGGGAGAAGGTCAACGGTTACGTCGACGAGCCCGGCATCTCGCCGGATTCGATGACCGAGACCTATGCCGCGATCCGGGTCGACATCGACAACCGTCGCTGGGCCGGGGTCCCGTTCTACCTGCGGGCGGGCAAGCGGCTGGCCCGGCGGGTGACCGAGGTCGCGCTCGGCTTCAAGCGGGCGCCGCACCTGCCCTTCGACAACACCGAGACCGCCGAGCTGGGGTCGAACGCCCTGGTGATGCGGATCCAGCCCGACGAGGGTGTGACCATGCGATTCGGCGCGAAGGTGCCGGGTACGCAGATGGAGATCCGGCAGGTGAACATGGACTTCGCCTACGGTGAGTCGTTCACCGAGTCCAGCCCGGAGGCCTATGAACGGCTGATCCTCGATGTGCTGTTGGGTGATCCGCCGCTGTTCCCCCAGCACGAGGAGGTCGAGCTGTCCTGGAAGATCCTCGACCCGATCCTGCAGCACTGGGAGAACTCCGGCGTGCCACCGCAGGATTACGCCTCCGGCTCCTGGGGGCCACGGACGGCCGACGAGATGTTGGCCCGGGACGGCTTCACCTGGCGTCGCCCATGA
- a CDS encoding phosphoglycerate kinase, with translation MKSIDDLGDLKGKRVIIRCDLNVPLDGTRITDDGRIRASVPSLSKLTAAGAKVIVLAHLGRPKGKPNPEFSLAPVAQRLGELLGAPVAFATDTTGESATETVTDLADGQVALLENVRFDPREESKDESERAELAAEYAKLGDVFVSDGFGVVHRKQASVYDLAKLLPHAAGELVAAETEVLKRLTDDPQRPFVVVLGGSKVSDKLAVIDNLLDSADALLIGGGMVFTFLAAEGKGVGKSLLEADQIDTCGSYLERAKQQGTEILLPTDIVVGPEFSADAPPTVVSADAIPDDQLGMDIGPESTKAFAERIVSAKTVFWNGPMGVAEFEAYAAGTKGVAKALTEVDGLSVVGGGDSAAAVRELGFADDDFGHISTGGGASLEYLEGKQLPGLEVLED, from the coding sequence ATGAAGTCCATAGATGATCTTGGTGATCTGAAGGGCAAGCGGGTGATCATCCGCTGTGACCTGAATGTGCCGCTGGACGGCACGAGGATCACCGACGACGGGCGGATTCGGGCCTCGGTCCCCAGCTTGTCGAAGCTGACCGCGGCCGGTGCGAAGGTGATCGTGCTGGCCCACCTCGGGCGGCCGAAGGGCAAGCCCAATCCGGAGTTCTCGCTGGCGCCGGTGGCGCAGCGGCTGGGTGAGTTGCTGGGTGCCCCGGTCGCGTTCGCGACCGACACCACCGGCGAGTCCGCGACCGAGACCGTGACCGATCTGGCCGACGGGCAGGTCGCCCTGTTGGAGAACGTCCGGTTCGATCCGCGTGAGGAGTCCAAGGACGAGTCCGAGCGTGCCGAGCTGGCGGCCGAGTACGCGAAGCTGGGGGATGTCTTCGTCTCCGACGGTTTCGGTGTCGTGCACCGCAAGCAGGCTTCGGTCTACGACCTGGCGAAGCTGTTGCCGCATGCGGCAGGTGAACTGGTGGCCGCCGAGACCGAGGTGCTGAAGCGGCTCACCGACGATCCGCAGCGGCCGTTCGTGGTGGTCCTGGGTGGTTCGAAGGTGTCGGACAAGCTCGCCGTGATCGACAATCTGCTGGACAGCGCCGATGCGCTGCTGATCGGCGGCGGCATGGTCTTCACCTTCCTGGCCGCCGAGGGCAAGGGGGTCGGGAAGTCGTTGTTGGAGGCCGACCAGATCGACACCTGCGGCTCCTACCTGGAGCGCGCGAAGCAGCAGGGCACCGAGATCCTGCTGCCGACCGACATCGTCGTCGGACCCGAGTTCTCCGCCGATGCGCCGCCGACCGTGGTCAGCGCCGACGCGATTCCCGACGATCAACTCGGGATGGACATCGGGCCCGAATCGACCAAGGCGTTCGCCGAGCGGATCGTTTCGGCGAAGACCGTCTTCTGGAACGGCCCGATGGGTGTGGCCGAGTTCGAGGCCTACGCGGCCGGGACCAAGGGCGTGGCCAAGGCACTCACCGAGGTCGACGGCCTGTCGGTCGTCGGCGGTGGCGATTCCGCCGCCGCGGTCCGTGAGCTGGGGTTCGCCGATGACGACTTCGGCCACATCTCCACCGGCGGCGGCGCCAGCTTGGAGTACTTGGAAGGAAAGCAATTGCCCGGGCTGGAAGTTCTGGAGGACTGA
- the tpiA gene encoding triose-phosphate isomerase — protein sequence MTRTPLMAGNWKSNLNHVEATGLVQKLAWTLQDKRWDAEKSEVVVFPPFTDLRTVQTLIDGDKLKLLLGAQDVSTHDGGAHTGEISAKMLAKLGCRYVIVGHSERRTDLGETNADVQAKAVRALVEDIIPVICVGEGLQTREAGEQIPFVLEQVGGSINGLKPDDIARSVIAYEPVWAIGTGKVATPEDAQEVCGAIRRYLAEDFGNEVAEQVRVLYGGSVKSSNVVALMSQPDIDGCLVGGASLQVEEFAAIGRFYDLVGS from the coding sequence ATGACACGTACACCCCTGATGGCCGGCAACTGGAAGTCGAACCTCAATCACGTCGAGGCGACCGGACTGGTGCAGAAGCTGGCCTGGACCCTGCAGGACAAGCGCTGGGACGCCGAGAAGTCGGAGGTGGTGGTCTTCCCGCCGTTCACCGACCTGCGGACCGTGCAGACCCTGATCGACGGGGACAAGCTGAAGTTACTGCTCGGTGCGCAGGATGTGTCGACCCACGACGGGGGCGCCCATACCGGTGAGATCTCGGCGAAGATGCTGGCCAAACTCGGCTGTCGCTATGTCATCGTCGGGCACTCCGAGCGGCGTACCGACCTCGGTGAGACCAATGCCGATGTGCAGGCCAAGGCGGTCCGTGCGCTGGTCGAGGACATCATCCCGGTGATCTGCGTCGGTGAGGGACTCCAGACCCGGGAGGCCGGTGAGCAGATTCCGTTCGTGCTCGAACAGGTCGGCGGCTCGATCAATGGTCTGAAGCCCGATGACATCGCGCGCAGCGTGATCGCCTACGAACCTGTCTGGGCGATCGGTACCGGCAAGGTGGCGACCCCGGAGGACGCCCAGGAGGTCTGTGGCGCGATCCGTCGCTACCTGGCCGAGGATTTCGGCAATGAGGTGGCCGAGCAGGTACGTGTGCTCTACGGCGGGTCGGTGAAGTCGTCCAATGTGGTCGCCCTGATGTCCCAGCCCGACATCGACGGCTGCCTGGTGGGCGGCGCGTCGCTGCAGGTGGAGGAGTTCGCCGCCATCGGACGCTTCTACGACCTGGTCGGCAGCTGA
- the secG gene encoding preprotein translocase subunit SecG has translation MTAPILILSIVLIVLSVILTLSVLLHKGRGGGMSDLFGGGMSTSFGGASAAERRLDKLTVVLSLLWVAVVVALLVLYRWFP, from the coding sequence ATGACTGCGCCGATCCTGATCCTGTCGATCGTCCTGATCGTCCTGAGCGTCATCCTGACCCTGTCGGTTCTGCTGCACAAGGGCCGTGGTGGCGGTATGTCCGACCTCTTCGGTGGTGGCATGTCGACCAGTTTCGGTGGTGCTTCGGCCGCGGAGCGGCGTTTGGACAAGCTCACGGTCGTCCTGTCCTTGCTCTGGGTGGCCGTGGTGGTCGCGCTGCTGGTGCTCTACCGGTGGTTCCCGTGA
- the tal gene encoding transaldolase, whose amino-acid sequence MSENLKKLSDAGVSVWLDDLSRERITGGGLVDLIKASSVVGVTTNPTIFAAALADGESYAEQVKTLVDKSVDEAITALTTEDVRNACDLFSDTFAATGGKDGRVSIEVSPALARDTEGTIAQAKELAALVGKPEVLIKIPATKEGLPAITEVIGSGISVNVTLIFSLDRYQEVIDAYEAGLEKALANGEDLSKIQSVASFFVSRVDSEVDKRLDAIGGDATKLKGKTAVANARLAYEVYEKSLQTDRWRTLADAGANPQRPLWASTGVKNPDYSDTMYVAELIAPNTVNTMPEKTLLAFADHGEVAGDTITANYDDARAVLAAIAEAGVDLADVTQVLEDEGVQKFDDSWQELTETVKTALGAA is encoded by the coding sequence ATGAGTGAGAATCTCAAGAAGCTGTCCGATGCCGGCGTCTCGGTCTGGCTCGACGACCTCAGCCGGGAGCGCATCACCGGCGGTGGCCTGGTCGATCTGATCAAGGCCTCGTCGGTGGTCGGCGTGACCACCAACCCGACGATCTTCGCCGCGGCGCTGGCCGACGGTGAATCCTATGCCGAGCAGGTGAAGACGCTGGTCGACAAGTCGGTGGACGAGGCGATCACCGCCCTCACCACCGAGGACGTGCGCAACGCCTGCGACCTGTTCTCCGACACCTTCGCCGCGACCGGCGGCAAGGACGGCCGGGTGAGCATCGAGGTGTCCCCCGCTCTCGCCCGCGACACCGAAGGCACCATCGCCCAGGCCAAGGAATTGGCCGCGCTGGTCGGCAAGCCGGAGGTGTTGATCAAGATCCCGGCGACCAAGGAAGGGTTGCCGGCGATCACCGAGGTGATCGGTTCGGGGATCAGCGTGAACGTGACGCTGATCTTCTCCCTCGATCGCTACCAGGAGGTGATCGATGCCTACGAAGCCGGACTGGAGAAGGCCCTGGCCAATGGCGAGGACCTGTCCAAGATCCAGTCGGTGGCCTCCTTCTTCGTCTCCCGCGTGGACAGCGAGGTGGACAAGCGCCTGGACGCGATCGGCGGTGACGCGACGAAGTTGAAGGGCAAGACCGCGGTGGCGAACGCCCGGCTGGCCTACGAGGTGTACGAGAAGTCGTTGCAGACCGATCGTTGGCGCACACTCGCCGACGCCGGCGCGAATCCGCAGCGGCCGCTCTGGGCCTCCACCGGTGTGAAGAACCCCGACTACTCCGACACGATGTACGTCGCCGAGCTGATCGCCCCGAACACCGTCAACACCATGCCGGAGAAGACCCTGCTGGCCTTCGCCGATCACGGTGAGGTCGCCGGGGACACCATCACTGCGAACTACGACGACGCCCGGGCTGTGCTGGCCGCGATCGCCGAGGCCGGTGTGGATCTGGCCGATGTCACCCAGGTGCTGGAGGACGAAGGTGTGCAGAAGTTCGACGACTCCTGGCAGGAACTGACCGAAACGGTCAAGACTGCTCTCGGCGCAGCGTGA
- a CDS encoding glucose-6-phosphate dehydrogenase assembly protein OpcA: MIIELQQTTASKVAQALLHGRQVAGSPAMGMVMTMVVVCEEKDFPAALDNATQAALEHPARIIFVVRRRGRKAQLNAEVRLGDGSPGEVVIFWVSGPVADHSAGVVLPLLLPDAPVIVWWPGRAPDVPATDQIGQLGTRRITDSATAGELLKRVEQTRTGDSDLAWTRLTTWRALLAAALDQYPAQVTAATVTASRNSASGGLLAAWLRNRLGVPVELRTGGRRGLSDARLVTAAGDVALTRIDESTGTYRVPGQPQREVALRRREVKELLAEELRRLDPDEVYAEVVNTLLELQDSPAATGSGRPATEPVERTARTKAPTRKTAVRKAPAQKTTAKKAPAKKATGKKTAAKKTAAKKTTAKKAPAKKTPTKRATGSRKTTSAASSTRSRTR, from the coding sequence GTGATCATCGAACTGCAGCAGACCACTGCCTCGAAGGTGGCCCAGGCGTTGCTGCACGGCCGTCAGGTCGCCGGCAGCCCGGCCATGGGCATGGTGATGACCATGGTCGTGGTGTGCGAGGAGAAGGACTTCCCCGCCGCCTTGGACAATGCGACCCAGGCAGCCCTGGAACACCCGGCGCGGATCATCTTCGTGGTCCGTCGACGTGGCCGGAAGGCGCAACTGAATGCCGAGGTACGCCTTGGCGACGGCTCCCCCGGCGAGGTCGTGATCTTCTGGGTCAGTGGACCGGTGGCCGATCATTCCGCAGGCGTGGTGCTGCCGCTGCTGCTGCCCGATGCGCCGGTGATCGTCTGGTGGCCCGGCCGGGCACCGGATGTCCCGGCCACCGATCAGATCGGTCAACTCGGCACCCGCCGGATCACCGATTCGGCCACCGCCGGAGAGTTGCTCAAGCGGGTCGAGCAGACCCGGACGGGTGATTCCGATCTTGCCTGGACCCGGTTGACCACTTGGCGGGCACTGCTCGCCGCGGCGCTCGACCAGTATCCGGCGCAGGTCACCGCCGCCACGGTGACCGCTTCGCGCAACAGTGCCTCCGGTGGTCTGCTGGCGGCGTGGCTGCGCAACCGGTTGGGCGTACCGGTCGAGTTGCGTACCGGTGGGCGTCGCGGTCTGTCCGATGCCCGGTTGGTCACCGCGGCCGGAGATGTGGCACTCACCCGAATCGATGAGTCGACCGGCACCTACCGGGTGCCCGGACAGCCGCAACGTGAGGTTGCGCTGCGTCGCCGCGAGGTCAAGGAACTACTCGCCGAGGAGCTTCGCCGCCTGGATCCCGATGAGGTCTACGCCGAGGTGGTGAACACCCTGCTCGAGCTGCAGGACTCCCCTGCGGCGACCGGCTCCGGCCGCCCGGCGACGGAACCGGTGGAGCGGACCGCGAGGACGAAGGCGCCGACCAGGAAGACGGCGGTCAGGAAGGCACCGGCCCAGAAGACCACCGCCAAGAAGGCACCGGCCAAGAAGGCCACCGGCAAGAAGACAGCAGCCAAGAAGACAGCAGCCAAGAAGACCACCGCCAAGAAGGCACCAGCCAAGAAGACGCCGACCAAGCGGGCCACGGGTTCACGGAAGACCACCTCGGCCGCGTCATCGACCCGATCCCGGACCCGCTGA
- the gap gene encoding type I glyceraldehyde-3-phosphate dehydrogenase, with protein sequence MTIKVGINGFGRIGRNFFRAVAASGADIEVVAANDLTDNEALAHLLKFDSVLGRFPGEVTADSEGIVVDGKKIKIFAEKDPASIPWGEVGADVVVESTGIFTDAEKAKAHIDGGAKKVIISAPAKNEDITIVMGVNDGDYDPATHNIVSNASCTTNCLAPMAKALHEGLGIVRGLMTTIHAYTQDQNLQDGPHKDPRRARAAAQNIVPTSTGAAKAIALVMPDLKGKLDGYALRVPVITGSATDLTFEAPRETTVEEVNEIVKAAAESGPLAPYLNYSTDPLVSTDIVTDPASCVFDSGLTKVIGNQVKVVGWYDNEWGYSNRLVDLTKLVGSTL encoded by the coding sequence ATGACCATCAAGGTTGGCATCAACGGTTTCGGCCGGATCGGCCGTAACTTCTTCCGCGCAGTCGCCGCCTCCGGCGCCGACATCGAAGTGGTGGCCGCCAACGACCTCACCGACAACGAAGCCCTGGCACACCTGTTGAAGTTCGACTCCGTGCTCGGTCGTTTCCCCGGTGAGGTGACCGCCGATTCCGAGGGCATCGTGGTCGACGGCAAGAAGATCAAGATCTTCGCCGAGAAGGATCCCGCCAGCATTCCGTGGGGTGAGGTGGGAGCCGATGTCGTGGTCGAGTCGACCGGCATCTTCACCGACGCCGAGAAGGCCAAGGCACACATCGACGGCGGCGCCAAGAAGGTGATCATCTCGGCTCCGGCGAAGAACGAGGACATCACCATCGTGATGGGCGTCAACGACGGCGACTACGACCCGGCGACGCACAACATCGTCTCCAATGCGTCCTGCACCACCAACTGCCTGGCGCCGATGGCGAAGGCGCTGCACGAGGGTCTGGGCATCGTCAGGGGTCTGATGACCACCATCCATGCCTACACCCAGGATCAGAACCTGCAGGACGGTCCGCACAAGGATCCGCGTCGCGCCCGCGCCGCAGCGCAGAACATCGTTCCCACCTCCACCGGTGCTGCCAAGGCGATCGCCCTGGTGATGCCGGATCTGAAGGGCAAGCTGGACGGTTACGCGTTGCGCGTACCGGTGATCACCGGTTCGGCCACCGACCTGACCTTCGAGGCCCCGCGAGAGACCACCGTCGAGGAGGTCAACGAGATCGTCAAGGCGGCCGCCGAGTCCGGTCCGCTCGCTCCGTACCTGAACTACTCGACCGATCCGCTGGTCTCGACCGACATCGTGACCGATCCGGCTTCGTGTGTCTTCGATTCCGGCCTGACCAAGGTGATCGGCAACCAGGTGAAGGTCGTCGGCTGGTACGACAATGAGTGGGGCTACTCTAACCGGCTGGTCGATCTGACCAAGCTGGTCGGTAGCACGCTCTGA
- a CDS encoding RNA polymerase-binding protein RbpA yields MVGGSAIRGSRVGAGPMGEAERGDTAPRTQVSFFCANKHETRPAFAMEAEIPETWDCPRCGLPANTDADNPPPPPKTTPYKTHLAYVKERRSDSEADAILAEALELLRDRRARGEVIY; encoded by the coding sequence GTGGTAGGTGGAAGTGCGATCCGCGGCAGTCGGGTCGGAGCCGGACCGATGGGCGAGGCCGAGCGTGGCGACACCGCCCCGCGGACCCAGGTGTCGTTCTTCTGTGCGAACAAGCACGAGACCCGTCCGGCTTTCGCCATGGAGGCAGAGATCCCGGAGACCTGGGACTGCCCGCGCTGTGGTCTGCCGGCGAACACCGACGCCGACAACCCGCCGCCGCCGCCGAAGACCACGCCGTACAAAACGCACCTGGCCTATGTGAAGGAGCGTCGTTCGGATTCCGAGGCGGACGCGATCCTCGCCGAGGCACTGGAACTGCTGCGGGACCGTCGGGCCCGCGGTGAAGTGATCTACTGA